A DNA window from Macrobrachium rosenbergii isolate ZJJX-2024 chromosome 41, ASM4041242v1, whole genome shotgun sequence contains the following coding sequences:
- the LOC136827227 gene encoding uncharacterized protein codes for MMFEGARTTVQTKYGETETFPVEVVLHQGSALIPFLFLVVIDTLTSELRINDERWDLLFADDLAIIAYTAYTEKELQERFLSWKGVLERKGFKVNIGKTASSREGHKEVNFQVEDGTEQ; via the coding sequence ATGATGTTTGAGGGTGCAAgaactactgtacaaacaaaatatggtgAAACTGagacattccctgtggaggtggtcctccatcagggatcagctctgattccattcttgttcctcgtcgttatagacacaCTAACATCAGAATTAAGGATCAACGATGAACGGTGGGatctgttgtttgctgatgatttagccATTATAGCATACACAGCGTACACagaaaaagaactgcaagaaaggtttttatcaTGGAAAGGAGtcctagaaaggaaaggatttaaagtaaaCATTGGAAAGACAGCTAGTAGTAGAGAAGGACATAAAGAAGTTAActttcaagtggaagatggtacagaaCAATGA